From Actinomyces sp. oral taxon 171 str. F0337, one genomic window encodes:
- a CDS encoding DNA-3-methyladenine glycosylase, with protein MSDSTVRATATGLSAQAASLLRRDSLEVAPALLGAVIAVTDPYGHVAIRLTEVEAYRGEEDPGSHAFRGRTARNASMFEAGGCIYVYFTYGMHHCLNIVTGPAGVSRAVLLRGGEVVEGLEQARGRRPAARTDRDLARGPARLCAALGLDRSDDGALLGGPGSRISLTLPQQAPDAGRIRRGPRTGVAGPGGDGEAFPWRFWLDGEPTVSPYRPAVTRRRSQG; from the coding sequence ATGTCGGACAGTACCGTGAGGGCGACGGCGACGGGGCTGAGCGCACAGGCCGCATCGCTGCTCAGACGCGACAGTCTGGAGGTGGCTCCGGCGCTGCTGGGCGCCGTCATTGCCGTGACTGACCCGTACGGGCACGTCGCGATCCGGCTGACCGAGGTGGAGGCTTACCGCGGCGAGGAGGATCCGGGCTCCCACGCCTTCCGGGGGCGCACGGCGCGCAACGCCTCCATGTTCGAGGCTGGCGGGTGCATCTACGTTTACTTCACCTACGGCATGCACCATTGCCTCAACATCGTCACCGGACCTGCCGGGGTCTCACGCGCGGTGCTGCTGCGCGGGGGAGAGGTCGTCGAAGGGCTCGAGCAGGCCAGGGGACGCCGCCCCGCAGCCCGCACTGACCGCGACCTGGCCCGTGGCCCGGCCAGACTGTGCGCCGCACTGGGACTGGACCGCTCCGACGACGGCGCGCTGCTGGGCGGGCCGGGATCACGCATCAGCCTGACGCTGCCGCAGCAGGCACCGGATGCCGGACGCATCCGCCGTGGGCCACGCACCGGGGTGGCCGGCCCCGGGGGAGACGGAGAAGCCTTCCCGTGGCGCTTCTGGCTGGACGGAGAGCCCACCGTCTCGCCATACCGGCCGGCCGTCACCAGGCGACGCTCACAGGGCTGA
- a CDS encoding MarR family winged helix-turn-helix transcriptional regulator, giving the protein MKTRFQGPEASPGFLMWRAALAWQRDIAAALEPVGLTHSQFVLLACTQWLEEQGDGASQVMIAAQAGMDVKTASQVLRRLERAGLVSRQPDPKDARARIVTTTAVGREVGASATHLVEDADEAYFAVMPHLREALLCDAGAVVRGSAAQPNEQTDASVGRSASPKTSSDTVGPTTAAAPPGSRSGQ; this is encoded by the coding sequence GTGAAGACACGGTTCCAGGGGCCGGAGGCGAGCCCCGGCTTCCTCATGTGGAGGGCCGCGCTGGCCTGGCAGCGCGACATCGCTGCCGCCCTGGAACCGGTTGGGCTGACGCACTCCCAGTTCGTCCTCCTGGCCTGCACGCAGTGGCTCGAGGAGCAGGGAGACGGTGCCAGCCAGGTCATGATTGCGGCCCAGGCGGGAATGGACGTGAAAACCGCCAGCCAGGTACTGCGCAGGTTGGAGCGGGCCGGCCTGGTGTCGCGTCAACCGGATCCCAAGGATGCCCGCGCTCGGATCGTGACAACAACAGCAGTGGGACGAGAAGTCGGGGCCAGCGCAACGCATCTCGTGGAGGATGCCGATGAGGCATACTTCGCCGTCATGCCCCACCTGCGCGAGGCGCTGCTATGCGACGCCGGTGCCGTGGTGCGCGGATCTGCAGCGCAGCCCAACGAGCAAACCGATGCGTCCGTCGGCCGGAGCGCGAGCCCCAAGACCTCGAGTGACACGGTCGGCCCGACCACGGCGGCTGCTCCACCAGGCTCCCGCAGTGGCCAGTGA
- the tyrS gene encoding tyrosine--tRNA ligase: MTDILDELQWRGLIAQHTDIDALRAALTDGAVTFYCGFDPTAPSLHHGHLVAVKVMRHLQLAGHHPLALVGGATGLIGDPRAKGERTLNTKDVVAGWAAGLQEQLENLLDFSGDNPARIVNNLDWTQAMSAIDFLRDLGKHFRMGTMLSKDIVARRLASEEGISYTEFSYQVLQANDYLELYRRYGCTLEVGGNDQWGNLVGGMDLIHKVEGDSVHVMTNPLITKADGTKFGKSEGGAIWLNPEMLSPYAFYQFWLQVDDADVVRFLKVFTFLEREEIERLEAATAENPKAREAQRVLAHEVCTWVHGADATAQAEAATSALWGRGDLTDIDEATILTATSDLASSDVTVGGTTIVDLLVGTGLERGRNAARKTIAGGGAYLNNVKVADETVVIGPEHLLAGGVVLVRKGRRNLAVGRTV; the protein is encoded by the coding sequence GTGACGGACATCCTGGACGAACTGCAGTGGCGCGGGCTCATTGCCCAGCACACCGACATCGACGCGCTGCGAGCAGCGCTCACCGACGGGGCCGTCACCTTCTATTGCGGATTCGACCCCACCGCGCCGAGCCTTCACCACGGGCACCTTGTGGCCGTCAAGGTCATGCGTCATCTTCAGCTCGCCGGACATCACCCCTTGGCGCTGGTGGGTGGGGCGACGGGGCTCATCGGCGACCCGCGTGCCAAGGGGGAGCGCACTCTCAACACCAAGGACGTCGTCGCCGGCTGGGCGGCCGGCCTGCAGGAGCAGCTCGAGAACCTTCTCGACTTCAGTGGGGACAACCCCGCGCGGATCGTCAACAACCTCGACTGGACCCAGGCGATGAGCGCCATCGACTTCCTGCGGGACCTGGGCAAGCACTTCCGCATGGGAACCATGCTCTCCAAGGACATCGTTGCCCGGCGCCTGGCCAGTGAGGAGGGCATCTCCTACACCGAGTTCAGCTACCAGGTTCTCCAGGCCAACGACTACCTCGAGCTCTACCGGCGCTACGGCTGCACCCTGGAAGTCGGCGGCAACGACCAGTGGGGCAACCTCGTGGGCGGGATGGACCTCATCCACAAGGTGGAGGGCGACTCGGTCCACGTCATGACCAACCCCCTCATCACCAAGGCCGACGGCACCAAGTTCGGCAAGTCCGAGGGCGGGGCGATCTGGCTCAACCCCGAGATGCTCAGCCCCTACGCCTTCTACCAGTTCTGGCTCCAGGTCGACGACGCCGACGTCGTGCGCTTCCTCAAGGTCTTCACCTTTCTGGAGCGCGAGGAGATCGAGCGCCTGGAGGCGGCGACGGCTGAGAACCCGAAGGCGCGTGAGGCCCAGCGGGTTCTGGCGCACGAAGTCTGCACGTGGGTGCATGGAGCCGACGCGACTGCCCAGGCCGAGGCTGCGACCTCCGCGCTGTGGGGGCGCGGGGACCTCACCGACATCGACGAGGCGACGATCCTTACAGCCACGTCCGATCTGGCCTCCAGCGATGTCACGGTCGGAGGGACCACGATCGTGGACCTGCTCGTGGGCACAGGGCTGGAGCGAGGGCGCAACGCGGCTCGCAAGACCATTGCCGGAGGCGGGGCCTACCTCAACAACGTCAAGGTGGCCGACGAGACCGTGGTCATCGGCCCCGAGCACCTGCTCGCCGGGGGAGTGGTCCTGGTGCGCAAGGGACGGCGGAACCTGGCCGTCGGACGCACGGTTTAG